The Stigmatella ashevillena genomic sequence ACCGTGTGCGGGGACGATCCCTTCTCGTGCTCGAGGTGGATCCGGAACTTCTCCAGCAGTGGCGACAGCGGCTCCATGCCCTGAAGCGTAGACGGCTTCACGCCGCCCGCAAGCTTCCCCTCACGCGGCGATGCTGCGCATGAACCGGAAGTGCACGCCCTTGGGGCGGACGCGCGGGGACATCGGCGTCGCCACCGGCGCATTGCCCAGGAGCACCGAGGCGAAGAGCTTCTCCGCCGTGGGACGGCTCATCGCCATGCGCTCGGCCAACTGCGTATACGTGAACGTGTGCACCAGGCCGCCGCTCATCACGTAGAACTGGAGCTGCGCCAGCTTCACGCCCCGCGCCACGTGCGTGTACTCACGCAAAAAGCCGCTCTGCGTGCCGAAGGTGGCCGGCCCCTCGGACACCAACTGGAACTGCTCCGTCACCTTGTGCAGCATCGGCAGCACCCGCGCCGCGTGCCGCTCCAGCGACTCGCGCGGGGCCGACGGCTCGGAGGACACCGCCAGGCTGCTGCGGAACCCCTTCTCCATCGGTCCCACCGCGACAATCTGCGTCGCGTCCGACCAGCCCTCCGGCAGTGACATCCGCAGGTTGCCGTGCTGCATCGTTCGCGAGCTCATGGGCGTGTCCTTCCAATCTGGGCCGAAGGGTCCGCCCGATCCTCCGTGGCGGCCTTTTATCCACATTGTCGCACCATGTGCTCGTTTGTTTCCTGTGCACCTACCTTATTTCCTCTATACCTACCTTAGAAGACAAGAAAGCAGGTTACCTACATTAACCCACCCTTATGGCTGGGCGGGAGCGACGTACACGCCGGGAGCCGAGCCCTGTTGGACGAGGAAGACGACCCGCGAGTCTCCCTCCCCTGCGAAGTACGCGGGGATCTGCACCCGCTGCTCGAGCGTCTTCCGGGCCTGCGTCTTCACGTCGTAGACGGCCACGTCGTAGGCGTCTGAATCCATGCGCGCGTAGGAGACGAGGACGCGCTGGCCATCCGTGGACAGCTTGTAGCTGAAGATGCCTTGAAGCCACGTGGCGGGCTCCGGCTGCGTCTTCGGAAGCGCCTGCGCCTTGAAATCGCACGCGCGGCCCTCCCGGATGCAGTTCGTCCGGAAGACGATCTCATGGTCCCCCGGCGTGAAGCCGTAGCCGAAGACGCCCGGGTGCACCTTCTCCGCTGCCTCCGCCCCCACCGGGTAGATCATCAGGTCCACCGAGTAGACGGGCTTGAGGAAGCGGGAGAGGAACGCCACGTACTTGCCCTCCGAGCCCCAGGTGAAGTTGGGGACGCGGTTGCCCACCTGCTTCGTCGTCCCATCCGGCAGTTGCACCACGCTCATCAGCCCCGCGCGCGCCGAAGGGTCATACCGCTCCAGGAAGCCCAGGGACTGGGAGTCCGGCGCGAAGGCGAACTCCTCCACCCGCTCTCCCACCTTGCGCCCGGCGCTCCCATTCGCGGGGCCCACGAACAGATCTCCCAGCTGCTCGGGCTTGCCGTTCTCCGTGCGCGCCAGCCACCGGCTGTCCGGCGAGAAACCGAACGCCTTCGTCCCCGTGGCCACCTGCCGGGGCTTCAGGTCCGCCACGTCCGCGATGAACAAATCGTACATGCCGCGCACGGCCTCGCTGCGCACCTGCCACGCCACGTAGCGGCCGTCCTTGGACACCTCGTAGTCGCCGGCGTAGTCCCCCAGCTTGCGCGGGGCCTCCGCGGCCTGGGCCACCCGCACCGCCGCCAGTCCGCCCGCGGCCACCAGCTTGCGCTTGAAAAGCAGCACCTGGCCATCCGGGGTGAACTGGGCGGTGGACACCTCGCCGCCCACGTCCTGGAAGGGCCCCTTCGGCAAAGGCCCCATCTTCAGCACCCCGCCGTCCACGAAGGCCACCCGCTGTCCATCCGGGCTCGGCAGCATGTACGTCACGCTCTCGCCCAGCTTCACCGGCTCGGCGGTGGGATCCGTCAGGGACTGCGCGTACAGCGCGCCCGCCTGGATGGCCGGGTTGTAGCCGCCCAGGAACAGCACGTGGCCCGGCTCCGGCGTGAAGAGCAGGCCGCCCGGCGCATTGGTGACGCCCTCCCCCACCTTGCGCGGCGTGCCCCCCGCTACCGGAACGAGGTACAGCTCCCCCAGCACCATCTGCGGGGGAATCCCGTCGAGCCGGGGCTTCTTCGCCTCCATCAGGTAGGTGAGGAACTGCCCGTTCGGGCTCACACGCAGATCCGCCGCCCGCCCGGGGGCCAGCAGCGTCCCCATCCCGCCCACCAGCGCGCCCTTGCTCCGGCTCGGGGCAGCAGCGCCACTGCCGCCGTTGGCCTCCTCGCGCTTGCACCCCACACCGCAGAGCGCCACCAGCACGCCCAACATGACGAGACGACGAAACCGCATCACGCGCTCCTCTGCTGCAGAGACTGGGCAACCGCCACGGTGGGCAACCACGCGAGCAGATCCTCCTGGGCCCGCGCCGCGTACCGCGCCCGCTTGTCCGCCTTCTTCACCCGCCCAGGCAGCGGCGGGAACAGGCCGAAGATGATGTTCGACGGCTGGTGCGGGTAGTCCGGCGGGTGCGCCTCTCCCGTCACGTGCCGGTACAGCGAGCCCAAGGACGTGGTGGCCGGCGGCGGGACGAACTCGTGCCCTTGCAGCCGCGCATGCACCGCCAGCGCCGCCAGGTAGCCGCACGCCGAGGACTCCACGTAGCCTTCCACGCCGGTAATCTGTCCCGCGAAGAACAGCCGCCGCTCCGCCTTCAGCGACAAGTCCTTCTCCAGCAGGCGCGGCGAGTCGATGAACGTGTTGCGGTGGATCTGCCCCATGCGCAGGAACTCCGCGTCCTTCAACCCGGGGATGCAGGTGGTGAAGATGCGCTTCTGCTCGCCCCACGTCAGCCGCGTCTGGAAGCCCACCATGTTCCACGCCGTGCCCGCCCGGTCCTCCATGCGCAGTTGCACCACCGCGTAGGGCGCCTGACCGGTGCGCGGGTCCATCAGCCCCACGGGCTTCATGGGTCCAAATGCCAGGGTCTCGTCGCCACGCTCCGCCATCACTTCGATCGGTAGACAGCCTTCGAAGTATTTCGGTTCCTCGAAGCTGTGCGGCGTGAGCTTCTGGCCCGCCTTCACCTCGGCGATGAAGCGGTAGTACTCCTCGCGGTTCATCGGCAGGTTGAGGTAGTCGTCGCCATCACCCTTGCCGTAGCGGCTCTGCCGGAAGGCGATCTCCAGATCAATGGAGTCCCCGGAGACGATGGGCGCGATGGAGTCATAGAAGTAGAGCTTTTGCCCCACGTACCGCTCCAGCTCCCGGGTGAGCGCATCCGAGGTGAGCGGGCCCGTGGCCACCACCACCACCCCGTCCGGCAACGTCTCCACCTCGCCGCCCACCACCTCCACCAGCGGGTGCTCGCGCACCGCCTGCGTCACCGCGCCGGAGAACTGCTCCCGGTCCACCGCGAGCGCATCCCCGGCGGGCACCCGGTAGGTGTCCGCCCGGCCCAGGATGAGCGAGTCCACCGCGCGCAGCTCCGCGTGCAGCAACCCGATCGCGCTCTCGGGATTGTCCGAGCGGAAGGAGTTGGAGCACACCAGCTCGGCGAGCTGATCCGACTTGTGGGCCGGCGAGCGCTTCTGCGGCTTCATCTCCCGGAGCGTCACGGCCACCCCTCGCCGTGCGAGCTGCCAGGCGCACTCACTGCCCGCCAGCCCTCCACCAATCACTGTCACGCGCGGCTTCGCTTCCGGCATCTCTGGCTCCTCGGAGGGCCCCATCCAGCACCCGTCCGGACGCTGTTAGCAGGACTGCCCTCCCGTTTCCCAGCGGGGAAAACGCCCCTGGCTCCCCCCGTCCTCTGCCAGCACACGCCTGCCCGTCCGCCCACCAACCCAGCAGTTGGCTCCCGAGGGGGAGCCGGTTTCCCTACCTGCCGGGCACCCCTACGTTTCTCGCGTCCACCCAGCGGGAAGCAGCACCGATGAGCATGTTCACCTCGTGAGGGAGCAACGGCTGACCATGACCCGAGTCAACGAACTTCTGAAAATCCGACAACTCCTTCAGCGCCGCCGCCGGGAAATCCTCACCGTGAGCCTGGGGACCCACCGGGAGCTGGATGCCCTCAAGGAGCAGGAAAAGGACCCTGAATACGAGGAGGGTGCGCAGTCCGAGCTTGCCGACTACACGCTCTCCAGCCTGGTGGAGGCCCAGCGCCGGGAGATCATGCTCATCGACGCCGCGCTGCGGCGCATGGATGAGAGCGTCTTCGGGGAGTGCGTGGACTGCGGCATCGAGATTCCCCTCGATCGCCTGGAGGCCATGCCCTTCGCCATCCGCTGCGAGGAGGATGCGACCAGCCATGAACTGGAGACACGCGGCGGGCGCATGGCCACCCCGTCCCTGTAGCGAGGGACTGCCGTCCCCGCCTACTCCTCGCCCTCTTTCATGAGGACCACGAACCGGTAGTTCTCCAGCTCGTTCTGACCGGCGGTGTAGAGGATGGTGAGCAGCATGTCATAGGGGATCTTCTTGTCCCCGATGATGGACACCTCCTTGCTGAAGGGAGCCGCCGGGTTGCGCTCGGCGATGAACTTCAGCTTCTCCACTTCCTTCTTGAGCTGGGTATCCAACCCCACCACGAGCCGTCCCTGGAGCTGCTCCGCGGGCACCTGCCCCTCCACCAACCGGACCGCCTCCTTGTCCCCCACCAAGATGTTCTTGGGGGTGATGGTGATGGCCACCGTGTCCTTGGGCGTGGCGCGGGTGGTGGAGATGGGGGGCCGCACATCTTCCGAGGCGGTGACCGCCGCGGACGATGAGGCGAAGGACTTGAGCAGAAACACCAGGAGGATGGTCATCATGTCCATCATCGCGGTGATGTTCAGCTCTTTGATTTCGCCGGCGGCCTCGCGCTCCTTGCGCTTCTTGCGGGCCATCGCCTTGCGGAAGCGCATCCGCTGGAGCCGCTCCGCCTGGGCGGGCGTCTGCACGGGAGGGGACGCTGGAGGAGACGTCATCGCACCCGCCATGCTCAGAACCCCGCCAGCGTGACGTCCGGGAACAAGAGCCGCCGGGGGGAGCCCGGCATCTCCCGGCAGGTGTCCATCGTCTGGATGAGCGTGTCGTACTGCACGTCCGCATCCGCCGCGATGATGACCTTCGTCTCGGAGGGGAAGGCCTTTTTGATCTCCAGCATGTTGGCGCCGAGCGCCGCGAAGTCGTAGCTCCCATCCGCCTTGAGGGGGATGGTGGGCGCCTTGCCATCCCCGAGGATGGTGTTCTCGCTGTTGACGAAGTAGCCCTTGCGCGAGATGAGCACGCTGAGCGTCAGCTTGGGCTGATCGCCCGTGTCCTGCTGCACGCCCGCGGACGGGCCGCCGTAGCTGGGCGCGCTCACGTTCAAGATGCCGAACGAGGCCAGCCCGGTGATGGACAGCAGCATGAAGATGATGAGGTTCATGAGGATGTCGAGGTAGGGGATGATGTTCAGTTCCCCCGCCTCCTCTTCCTCACGAGGCTTCAGCTTCCGCCGAGAGAAGTAGAATGCCATGCGGTGCTCTCCCGGTCCGGTCAGGCGGCCCGGGTATCCGCGTCGCCCGCCTCACCGGCGTTGCGGCGCGACAGCAGGTTCTCCAGCCGCAGCGCATTGAGCTCCACGCTCTCCACCATGCCCTTCGAGTACGAGGTGAGGATGAGGTGGAAGATGATGCAGAGCACGGCGATGGAGAGCGCGAAGGCCGTGTTGTTCATGGCCTTGGAGATACCGTCCGACAAGAGCTGCTGCTTCTGCTCCGCCGGCACGTTGCCGAGCGCCTGGAAGGTGCCGATGAGGCCGAAGATGGTGCCCACCAGCCCGACGAGGGTGGCGATGTTCGCCAGCGACCAGAGCCAGGGGATGCGGGCGCCCACGTGCGGGGTGTGCTCGACGAGGGCCTCTTCCACGGCCTTGGCCACTTCGATTTCGCCGCGGTTGGCGCGGGTGAGGCCGGCGCGGATCACCTTGGCCAGGGGCGCGTTGGGCGCCGCGCTGCACAGCTTCACCGCGCGGTCCACGTTGCCCGTCATGACGAGCTTGGAGATCTGCTCCATGAAGGGCGGGGCATGGAGGTTGTAGCGGAACATCAGCGTGAAGAAGCGCTCGGCCGCCACCGCCAACGAGCAGGCGAACCAGAACAGGTTCACGAACATGAAGGGACCGCCGTCCTTGAAGAACTTCACGACGGAGTCCACCACACCCAGCTTGCCGCCCTCGGGAGTGGCGGCCAGCAACACTCCGTCCAGCAGTTCGCTCATCATGAGGATCATCGCGCTGCGAATCCTTTCGACGCCCTCGGGTCCGGCTCGCGCGTACTTTCACGGGCGGTGGACTTCCCGGCAGGGATCGGGCTCCACTTTTTAGAGGGCGCCTGACGAAGGTGTCAAGGCGCCCTCCCCTCTGATCCCTGAATGCCTGGTCCCTCAGGCAGCAGAGGGAGCGCTTGCATCGGCCGGCTGCTGGACCTCGCGCCGGTAGTCGCACTCCTTGTTGGGGCACGCCACGTAGACGCCATCCCGCTTGGAGAACTTCTGCAGCAGGTAGGGCGACTGGCATTGAGGACAGGCCTCCGCCAGCGGCCGGTCCCAGGCGGCGAACTTGCAGTCCGGGTAGCGATTACAGCCGAAGAAGATCTTCCCCCGTCCGCTGCGGCGCTCGGTGAGGTAGCCCTGCTTGCAGTCCGGACAGCTCACACCGATGGAGATGGGCTTGGACGTCTTGCAGTCCGGATAACCCGAGCACGCCAGGAAGCGCCCGAAGCGGCCCCGCTTGATGACCATGGGCTTGCCGCAGTTCTCGCACTTCTCGTCCGTGGTCTCCTCCTCCACGATGACAATCTTGCCTTCCGCGTCCCGCTTGAAGTCCTTGGTGTTCTTGCAATCGGGATAGTTGGAGCAGGCCAGGAAGTGGCCCATCTTCCCGAACTTGATGACCAGCGGGTTGCCGCACTTCTCGCAAGGGATGTCGGTTTTGATCTCCTCGCGCTTGACGTCCCGCATCTCCGCTTCGGCCTTCTCGAGCGTCTCCTTGAAGGGCCCGTAGAAGTCGTGGAGCACGGCCTTCCAGCTGGCCCCGCCCTCGGAGATCTGATCCAGCTTCTCCTCGAGGTCCGCGGTGAAGGCGACGGCCATCTCCTTGGGGAAGTGCTTGACCAGCATCTCGTTGGTCATCACCCCCAGGTCCGTGGGCCGGAAGCGCCCCTCCAGCTTCTCCACGTACTTCTTGTCCTGGATGGTGGAGAGAATGGCGGCGTAGGTGGAGGGACGGCCAATGCCCCGCTCCTCCAGCTCCTTCACCAGCGTGGCTTCGGAGAAGCGCGGCGGCGGCTGGGTGAAGTGCTGCTCGTTCAGCAGCTTCTGCAGGCTCAGCTTGTCCCCATCGTTGAGCGGGGGCAGCTCGCCGGTGGCCTCTCCCGATTCGGCGGCCTCGTCCCCCGCGGCCTTGGCCTTCTCGTTGGCCGCCTCTTCCTCGGGCGTCAAGCCGGCGCCGTACACCCGGAGGTAGCCGGGGAACTTCAGCGTGGAGCCCGAGGCCCGGAAGGTGGCCCGCCCCGCGGCGATGTCCGCGCTCGTCTGGTCATACACGGCCGGCTTCATCTGGCAGGCCACGAAGCGGTTCCAGATGAGCTCGTAGAGCCGGAACATGTCCTGCTCGCCCATCTGGTCGAAGAAGGGGCGCACCCGCTCCGGCGGGTACTCCAGGGACACGGGCCGGATGGCCTCGTGCGCGTCCTGGGCGTTCTTCTTGCTGCGGTAGGCCACCGGCTCCTCCGGCAGGTAGTCCCCGCCGTACTGGCCGCCAATGAACTCGCGCACCTGCTTCACCGCGTCGTCCGACAGGCGCGTGGAGTCCGTGCGCATGTACGTGATGAGCGCCGTCTGGCCCTCCTCGCCCATGGGAATGCCCTCGTAGAGGCGCTGGGCGAGCGTCATCGTCTTCTTGGCGGTGAAGTGCAGCCGGTTGGCCGCCTCCTGCTGGAGCTTGGAGGTGATGAACGGCGCGGGCGCGTTGCGGCGGCGCTCGCGGCGGTCGACCTTGGCGACGGTGAAGTCGGCCCCCTGGAGCTCCGCCACCAGCGCATCGGTGGTCTCGCGGTCCTTCAGCTCCACCTTCTTGCCGTCGATCTTCGACAGCTTGGCCTTGAAGGGCGGCGGACCCGAGGCCCCCTCCAGCAGCGCATCCAGCGTCCAGTACTCCTGGGGCAGGAAGGCTTTGATCTCATCCTCGCGCTCACAGATGAGGCGCACCGCCACGGACTGCACCCGGCCGGCGGACAGGCCCCGGCGGATCTTCTTCCAGAGCAGCGGCGAGATTTGATAGCCGACCAGCCGGTCCAGGATGCGCCGCGTCTGCTGCGAGTCGTAGCTCTCCTGGTTGAGGTGGCGGGGCTGGGCGATGGCTTCCTGGATGGCCTTCTTGGTGATCTCGTTGAAGAGCACCCGGTAGGAATCCTTGTGGCCCAACTCCTCGAAGATGTGCCAGGCGATGGCCTCGCCCTCGCGATCCGGGTCCGTGGCCAGGTAGACCTTGTCCACGGCCTTGGCGGCCTTCTTCAGCTCGTTGAGGACCTTCTCCTTGCCCTTGATGACCTGGTACTCGGGCTGGAAGTCGTGCTCCACATCCACGCCGATCTTGCTCTTGGGCAAGTCCTTCACGTGGCCCACGGAGGCCTTCACCGTGTAGCCCGTGCCCAGGTACTTCTTAATGGTCTTCGCCTTGGCGGGCGACTCCACCACCACCAGGTAGTGGGGCCCCTTGCCACGCGGCGTGGCCTCCTCTTCCTCGTCGGCCGACACCTCCACCGTGGCCAGCGAGGCCGCGCTCTTGCGCTTGGAGGCCGTCTTCTTCTTGGCGGCCGCCTTCTTGGCCGCAGGACGCTTGGGCGCCTTCTTCTTGGCCGCCGTCTCCTCGGCCTCCGTGCCTGTCTCGTCCGCCTTCTTCTTCCGCGTGGCCATGACCTCTCCTGCTTAAATCCTCTCGAACAACCTGCCCGGGTGCTGGATCAGCAACCCAGACAACTCCAGTTCCACCAGCGCGCTCGTGAGCGCCGCGGGTGAAAGCCGGACAACAGCCAGCACTTCTTCAAATGTGCGGGGGACCCGATCCAACACCTCATAGGCCCCCTTCGCTTCCGCGGAGAGCACCTCCCACCCCTCTCCCACCCCGGGGGGGACCGCCAGCACAGGGCGAGCCCCCACGAAATCCCAGACGTCCTTCACCGAGAGGCACGCCCGCGCCCGCCCCTGCCGAATCAGTTCGTTGCACCCCGCCGCGGCCTCGTTGCGAACATCTCCCGGCAGGGCCAGAACGGGACGCCTCAAGGCCTCCCCGGCCACCGCGGTGTACAGCGCCCCGGAGTCCGTCCCTGCCCGCAGCACCAACACCGCATCCGACGCGCCAGCGATGAGACGGTTGCGCCGAGGAAAGGTGGACCTGCTTGCTCGGACGCCGGGGGGCAGCTCGCTGAAGAACACGCCTCCCCGCTCTAAAAAGTGAGGGAGCAGGCGGGCTTGGGGTGGGTCCAGCTCGTCCAGCGCCGAACCCAGGAAGGCCCAGGTTTCTCCCCCGGCATCCAAGGCGCCCCAATGGCACGCACGGTCCACCCCCATGGCGGCCCCCGACACCACGCCCACGCCCCCTTCGGCCACTTGCTTCGCGAAGTCCCGGGCAAAGGGAAGGAAGCCCTGCTCTGGGTGCCGGCTGCCCACCATGGCCACCCGGCGCCGCGGAGGCCCCACGTGGCCCTTGTAGAACAACAGGGGGGGGGCGTCTGGCGTGCCCACGAGGCGCTCGGGATAGGTCCGCTCGCCCGAGAAGGCCACCTCCATCCCGCTGGCCGCGCAACGCGCCAGGGTGCGCTCGGCCACGAGGGGAAGCTCCTCCCCCGACGCCAGCCGCTGCCGCACGGGACCGGAGACAGGCGCCTGGGCCAGCCATTCACGCACCGGCCGGGACGCCAAACCCCCCAGCCGCCCATCGGCGAAGGCGCGCAAGGCCTCCAGGGTCTTCGGGCCCAGGCCCGGGACCGACCAGAGCGCCAGCGTGGCGCATTGGTCTGCCGATAGAATGTGCGACAAGGTGTGTGCCATAGAACCCCCCCCGGCGTGGTTCCCACCTATATAGATGATGGGACCGACGGAAGGCGGCGCGACACATAAACACCGGACCGGCAGCGGTCAAGCAACCCGTCCGGTGGGACACCTCAACGGCTCGCGGTAGGTGCCTTGCCTACACGCAGTTCGGCATGGTCTCCGGGGATGATTTCGCGCAGGGAGGCCGTGACCAAGCAGTTGGAGGCGCGCTCCTTCACCTCGGTGACGAGGCACAGGCCAATGGCCTCCGACGGCAGCGCCTTGTCCTTCTGCGTGGGCTTGAGCAGCGTCCCACCGACGGTGTCCTCCTGGCGCACGATGGTGAAGACGTTGCCGGTCTCCACGCCATCCGCGCTGCCCTTGTCCACCACCAGCACGCTGTGCTCGCCGGTGAACGTGAGGTACGGCACCAGGGCCGTGACGATGTAGCCCTTGAGCTGTTTGTTGTTGGGTTTGACGGCGATGCGGTCCGTCAGCTTCTCGCCGTAGGGGCCCACCAGGTCCGTGCGCTCGATGGGGTTCCA encodes the following:
- a CDS encoding DUF1795 domain-containing protein, with product MSSRTMQHGNLRMSLPEGWSDATQIVAVGPMEKGFRSSLAVSSEPSAPRESLERHAARVLPMLHKVTEQFQLVSEGPATFGTQSGFLREYTHVARGVKLAQLQFYVMSGGLVHTFTYTQLAERMAMSRPTAEKLFASVLLGNAPVATPMSPRVRPKGVHFRFMRSIAA
- a CDS encoding gliding motility protein, giving the protein MRFRRLVMLGVLVALCGVGCKREEANGGSGAAAPSRSKGALVGGMGTLLAPGRAADLRVSPNGQFLTYLMEAKKPRLDGIPPQMVLGELYLVPVAGGTPRKVGEGVTNAPGGLLFTPEPGHVLFLGGYNPAIQAGALYAQSLTDPTAEPVKLGESVTYMLPSPDGQRVAFVDGGVLKMGPLPKGPFQDVGGEVSTAQFTPDGQVLLFKRKLVAAGGLAAVRVAQAAEAPRKLGDYAGDYEVSKDGRYVAWQVRSEAVRGMYDLFIADVADLKPRQVATGTKAFGFSPDSRWLARTENGKPEQLGDLFVGPANGSAGRKVGERVEEFAFAPDSQSLGFLERYDPSARAGLMSVVQLPDGTTKQVGNRVPNFTWGSEGKYVAFLSRFLKPVYSVDLMIYPVGAEAAEKVHPGVFGYGFTPGDHEIVFRTNCIREGRACDFKAQALPKTQPEPATWLQGIFSYKLSTDGQRVLVSYARMDSDAYDVAVYDVKTQARKTLEQRVQIPAYFAGEGDSRVVFLVQQGSAPGVYVAPAQP
- the trmFO gene encoding methylenetetrahydrofolate--tRNA-(uracil(54)-C(5))-methyltransferase (FADH(2)-oxidizing) TrmFO, whose amino-acid sequence is MPEAKPRVTVIGGGLAGSECAWQLARRGVAVTLREMKPQKRSPAHKSDQLAELVCSNSFRSDNPESAIGLLHAELRAVDSLILGRADTYRVPAGDALAVDREQFSGAVTQAVREHPLVEVVGGEVETLPDGVVVVATGPLTSDALTRELERYVGQKLYFYDSIAPIVSGDSIDLEIAFRQSRYGKGDGDDYLNLPMNREEYYRFIAEVKAGQKLTPHSFEEPKYFEGCLPIEVMAERGDETLAFGPMKPVGLMDPRTGQAPYAVVQLRMEDRAGTAWNMVGFQTRLTWGEQKRIFTTCIPGLKDAEFLRMGQIHRNTFIDSPRLLEKDLSLKAERRLFFAGQITGVEGYVESSACGYLAALAVHARLQGHEFVPPPATTSLGSLYRHVTGEAHPPDYPHQPSNIIFGLFPPLPGRVKKADKRARYAARAQEDLLAWLPTVAVAQSLQQRSA
- a CDS encoding TraR/DksA family transcriptional regulator; the protein is MTRVNELLKIRQLLQRRRREILTVSLGTHRELDALKEQEKDPEYEEGAQSELADYTLSSLVEAQRREIMLIDAALRRMDESVFGECVDCGIEIPLDRLEAMPFAIRCEEDATSHELETRGGRMATPSL
- a CDS encoding ExbD/TolR family protein produces the protein MRFRKAMARKKRKEREAAGEIKELNITAMMDMMTILLVFLLKSFASSSAAVTASEDVRPPISTTRATPKDTVAITITPKNILVGDKEAVRLVEGQVPAEQLQGRLVVGLDTQLKKEVEKLKFIAERNPAAPFSKEVSIIGDKKIPYDMLLTILYTAGQNELENYRFVVLMKEGEE
- a CDS encoding ExbD/TolR family protein, which encodes MAFYFSRRKLKPREEEEAGELNIIPYLDILMNLIIFMLLSITGLASFGILNVSAPSYGGPSAGVQQDTGDQPKLTLSVLISRKGYFVNSENTILGDGKAPTIPLKADGSYDFAALGANMLEIKKAFPSETKVIIAADADVQYDTLIQTMDTCREMPGSPRRLLFPDVTLAGF
- a CDS encoding MotA/TolQ/ExbB proton channel family protein, whose product is MILMMSELLDGVLLAATPEGGKLGVVDSVVKFFKDGGPFMFVNLFWFACSLAVAAERFFTLMFRYNLHAPPFMEQISKLVMTGNVDRAVKLCSAAPNAPLAKVIRAGLTRANRGEIEVAKAVEEALVEHTPHVGARIPWLWSLANIATLVGLVGTIFGLIGTFQALGNVPAEQKQQLLSDGISKAMNNTAFALSIAVLCIIFHLILTSYSKGMVESVELNALRLENLLSRRNAGEAGDADTRAA
- the topA gene encoding type I DNA topoisomerase codes for the protein MATRKKKADETGTEAEETAAKKKAPKRPAAKKAAAKKKTASKRKSAASLATVEVSADEEEEATPRGKGPHYLVVVESPAKAKTIKKYLGTGYTVKASVGHVKDLPKSKIGVDVEHDFQPEYQVIKGKEKVLNELKKAAKAVDKVYLATDPDREGEAIAWHIFEELGHKDSYRVLFNEITKKAIQEAIAQPRHLNQESYDSQQTRRILDRLVGYQISPLLWKKIRRGLSAGRVQSVAVRLICEREDEIKAFLPQEYWTLDALLEGASGPPPFKAKLSKIDGKKVELKDRETTDALVAELQGADFTVAKVDRRERRRNAPAPFITSKLQQEAANRLHFTAKKTMTLAQRLYEGIPMGEEGQTALITYMRTDSTRLSDDAVKQVREFIGGQYGGDYLPEEPVAYRSKKNAQDAHEAIRPVSLEYPPERVRPFFDQMGEQDMFRLYELIWNRFVACQMKPAVYDQTSADIAAGRATFRASGSTLKFPGYLRVYGAGLTPEEEAANEKAKAAGDEAAESGEATGELPPLNDGDKLSLQKLLNEQHFTQPPPRFSEATLVKELEERGIGRPSTYAAILSTIQDKKYVEKLEGRFRPTDLGVMTNEMLVKHFPKEMAVAFTADLEEKLDQISEGGASWKAVLHDFYGPFKETLEKAEAEMRDVKREEIKTDIPCEKCGNPLVIKFGKMGHFLACSNYPDCKNTKDFKRDAEGKIVIVEEETTDEKCENCGKPMVIKRGRFGRFLACSGYPDCKTSKPISIGVSCPDCKQGYLTERRSGRGKIFFGCNRYPDCKFAAWDRPLAEACPQCQSPYLLQKFSKRDGVYVACPNKECDYRREVQQPADASAPSAA
- a CDS encoding DNA-processing protein DprA, which translates into the protein MAHTLSHILSADQCATLALWSVPGLGPKTLEALRAFADGRLGGLASRPVREWLAQAPVSGPVRQRLASGEELPLVAERTLARCAASGMEVAFSGERTYPERLVGTPDAPPLLFYKGHVGPPRRRVAMVGSRHPEQGFLPFARDFAKQVAEGGVGVVSGAAMGVDRACHWGALDAGGETWAFLGSALDELDPPQARLLPHFLERGGVFFSELPPGVRASRSTFPRRNRLIAGASDAVLVLRAGTDSGALYTAVAGEALRRPVLALPGDVRNEAAAGCNELIRQGRARACLSVKDVWDFVGARPVLAVPPGVGEGWEVLSAEAKGAYEVLDRVPRTFEEVLAVVRLSPAALTSALVELELSGLLIQHPGRLFERI